The proteins below are encoded in one region of Nitrosomonas ureae:
- the lpdA gene encoding dihydrolipoyl dehydrogenase translates to MTRIVEVKVPDIGDFKDVPVIEVFVAPGVSVEKETSLITLETDKASMEVPSPHAGVIKEIKVKVGDKVSEGSVILTLAVNEPSKGTEDQKKETEINQEIPAKIPAPVTTSTQSSSQSDIHAEVVVLGAGPGGYTAAFRAADLGKKVVLIERHAALGGVCLNVGCIPSKALLHTAKIITEAEEAQAQGIVFGKPQVDINKLRTWKESVINKLTKGLKALAKQRKVTIIHGTGKFAAPHLIQVETGEGVKTISFDNCIIAVGSSVTRIPGFPYDDPRLMDSTDALQLSDIPQRMLIIGGGIIGLEMATVYDALGSKISVVEWMNQLIPGADTDLVKPLYRRIKKRYEAIYLETKVTRIETGKAGLTVTFEGKNAPEPQTYDRILMAVGRSPNGQEIDAEKIGIKINERGFISVDQHMRTNLPHILAIGDIASEPMLAHKATYEGKLAAEIIAGHKVIFDARTIPSVAYTDPEIAWMGLTEKEAIQLGIDYEKTSFPWAASGRAISMAREEGLTQLLLDKNTRRILGAGITGVNAGELIAETVLALEMGADMQDISLTIHPHPTLSETVLFAAEMAEGTITDLFIPKK, encoded by the coding sequence ATGACGCGAATTGTTGAAGTAAAAGTTCCTGATATCGGTGATTTTAAAGATGTTCCGGTTATTGAAGTGTTCGTTGCGCCCGGCGTATCCGTTGAGAAAGAAACCTCTCTCATTACGCTGGAAACTGATAAGGCCTCAATGGAAGTACCTTCACCCCACGCCGGGGTGATTAAGGAAATCAAAGTCAAAGTTGGCGACAAAGTATCCGAAGGTTCGGTTATCCTCACCTTGGCGGTAAACGAACCATCCAAAGGCACAGAGGATCAAAAAAAAGAAACCGAAATCAACCAGGAAATACCGGCCAAGATCCCCGCCCCTGTAACAACATCAACCCAATCCAGTTCACAAAGCGATATCCACGCCGAAGTGGTGGTGCTTGGTGCTGGTCCTGGAGGGTATACTGCCGCTTTCCGCGCAGCTGATTTAGGGAAAAAAGTGGTTTTGATCGAGCGCCATGCCGCACTCGGCGGAGTATGTTTAAATGTTGGCTGCATTCCATCCAAAGCTCTGCTGCATACCGCCAAAATCATTACCGAAGCGGAAGAAGCACAAGCACAGGGAATCGTATTTGGTAAGCCTCAAGTCGATATTAACAAGCTGCGCACCTGGAAGGAATCAGTGATCAACAAGCTAACCAAAGGCCTGAAAGCACTGGCAAAGCAACGCAAAGTTACAATCATTCACGGTACCGGAAAATTTGCCGCACCGCATCTGATACAAGTTGAAACCGGTGAAGGTGTAAAAACGATATCATTTGACAACTGCATTATTGCGGTAGGTTCCAGCGTGACCCGTATTCCCGGTTTTCCTTATGATGACCCACGTCTGATGGATTCCACCGATGCTCTTCAACTGAGCGATATACCTCAACGAATGCTGATTATAGGTGGCGGCATTATCGGCTTGGAGATGGCAACAGTCTATGACGCATTGGGAAGCAAAATCAGTGTAGTGGAATGGATGAATCAATTGATTCCAGGTGCTGATACCGATCTGGTGAAACCATTGTACCGTCGCATCAAGAAACGCTACGAAGCGATTTACCTTGAAACCAAGGTAACCCGGATTGAAACTGGGAAAGCCGGACTGACGGTAACTTTTGAGGGCAAGAATGCTCCGGAACCCCAAACTTATGATCGCATTCTGATGGCGGTCGGTCGCAGCCCTAACGGGCAGGAGATCGATGCTGAGAAAATTGGCATCAAAATCAATGAACGCGGTTTCATTTCCGTGGATCAACACATGCGTACCAATCTTCCGCATATCCTGGCAATCGGGGATATTGCCAGTGAACCAATGCTAGCTCATAAAGCAACCTATGAAGGCAAACTGGCAGCCGAGATAATTGCCGGACACAAGGTTATCTTTGATGCCCGCACCATTCCTTCAGTGGCGTATACTGATCCTGAGATCGCGTGGATGGGCCTGACCGAGAAAGAAGCCATTCAACTGGGTATTGATTACGAGAAAACCAGTTTCCCTTGGGCCGCCAGCGGCAGAGCAATCTCGATGGCCCGTGAAGAAGGATTGACACAATTGCTCTTGGATAAAAATACACGTCGCATCCTTGGCGCCGGCATTACAGGCGTTAATGCCGGTGAGTTGATTGCTGAAACCGTACTGGCATTGGAAATGGGTGCTGACATGCAAGATATCAGCTTGACAATCCATCCGCATCCCACGCTCTCAGAAACAGTTTTATTTGCTGCTGAAATGGCAGAAGGAACCATCACTGATCTTTTTATACCTAAGAAATAA
- a CDS encoding glutamate-5-semialdehyde dehydrogenase, producing MDTTDIKSYMYFVGQEARAASRLIAKADTATKNQALIAMANAIRRDESLLLAANAKDLENARAKDLEASMIDRLALSAKGVAAMTEGLMQIAALADPVGEISGLNYRPSGIQVGKMRVPLGVIGIIYEARPNVTADAAGLCLKAGNAAILRGGSEAINSNQAIAACVKEGLRLAGLPETAVQVIETIDRAAVGELITMENFVDVIVPRGGKGLIERITKEARVPVIKHLDGVCHVYIDDEADFDKAVRIADNAKTQRYGTCNTMETLLIHAEIAPRILPVLNKIYIDKGVELRGDETACDIIPQIKAATEQDWYEEYLAPILSIRIVAGLEQAIDHITKYGSQHTDAIVTENYTRARRFLREVDSSSVMVNTTPRFADGFEYGLGAEIGISTDKIHARGPVGLEGLTSQKFIVLGDGQIRQ from the coding sequence ATGGACACCACAGACATCAAAAGTTATATGTATTTCGTCGGCCAGGAAGCACGTGCAGCCTCTCGTTTGATTGCAAAGGCCGATACTGCAACTAAAAATCAAGCATTAATTGCTATGGCCAACGCCATCCGTCGTGATGAATCATTATTATTAGCGGCCAATGCCAAAGATCTGGAGAATGCGCGTGCGAAAGATCTCGAAGCTTCAATGATCGACCGCTTGGCTTTGTCGGCCAAAGGCGTGGCCGCAATGACGGAAGGTTTGATGCAGATTGCTGCGTTGGCTGATCCGGTAGGAGAAATCAGTGGATTGAATTACCGTCCATCCGGCATTCAGGTGGGGAAAATGCGCGTGCCTCTGGGAGTGATCGGCATTATTTATGAAGCGCGCCCAAATGTGACGGCTGACGCTGCAGGTTTGTGCTTGAAAGCGGGTAATGCGGCAATTTTACGTGGCGGGTCGGAAGCCATTAATAGTAATCAGGCAATTGCTGCGTGTGTAAAAGAAGGGTTACGCCTGGCCGGTTTGCCGGAAACAGCAGTACAAGTGATTGAAACCATCGATCGCGCTGCTGTTGGCGAACTGATCACCATGGAAAATTTTGTTGACGTGATTGTACCTCGTGGCGGCAAAGGCCTGATCGAGCGCATTACAAAAGAAGCACGCGTCCCGGTGATTAAGCATCTGGATGGTGTTTGTCACGTGTACATAGACGATGAAGCAGACTTTGATAAAGCGGTGCGCATAGCGGATAACGCAAAAACCCAACGTTACGGCACTTGCAACACGATGGAAACGCTACTGATCCACGCAGAGATAGCGCCGAGAATATTGCCCGTGCTGAACAAAATTTATATCGATAAAGGTGTCGAACTACGCGGCGATGAAACAGCATGCGACATTATTCCACAAATTAAAGCAGCGACTGAGCAGGATTGGTATGAAGAATACCTGGCACCAATACTGAGCATACGCATTGTAGCGGGATTAGAGCAAGCGATTGATCACATTACGAAATATGGCTCGCAGCATACCGATGCGATTGTTACCGAAAACTATACCCGTGCACGCCGCTTTCTGCGCGAAGTCGATTCCAGCTCGGTGATGGTCAACACTACCCCGCGTTTCGCGGATGGATTTGAATACGGCCTGGGTGCGGAGATTGGCATTTCTACCGACAAAATCCATGCACGCGGCCCGGTCGGCTTGGAAGGATTGACCAGCCAGAAATTTATCGTGCTGGGTGACGGTCAGATAAGGCAATAA
- a CDS encoding ATP-dependent zinc protease has protein sequence MRIAHWSYAKTCCRYFLLMLAVFVLLACNTRENQLAEREAMISARESELVTLFAEMTEQKKLLEKNDSKDLPDTMKNSTEKTCSCDSNLDEAPVKEPSDIAETKTKTLLGGIENAFLDPPGMEFSARIDTGAQTSSLNALDIIEFERDGKPFVKFSLIHPLTGDKLELTRRLRRYVRIKGRGGRESHRRPVVRIRVMLADIDEQINFTLEDRSRFKHQVLIGRNLLQDLAIVDVSKKNVATPKIENSDTASEIK, from the coding sequence ATGAGAATTGCTCATTGGTCTTACGCAAAAACTTGTTGTCGTTATTTCCTGTTAATGCTTGCAGTATTCGTTTTATTAGCCTGCAACACACGTGAGAATCAGCTGGCAGAGCGTGAAGCGATGATTAGTGCTAGAGAATCAGAGCTAGTTACCCTGTTTGCCGAAATGACCGAACAAAAAAAATTGTTAGAAAAAAATGATTCCAAAGATCTTCCCGATACCATGAAGAACTCAACGGAAAAAACTTGTTCTTGCGATTCAAACCTTGATGAAGCACCCGTAAAAGAGCCGTCGGATATCGCTGAGACTAAAACTAAAACATTATTGGGCGGTATAGAGAATGCTTTTCTTGATCCCCCCGGTATGGAATTTAGTGCGAGAATCGACACCGGAGCCCAAACATCATCATTGAATGCGCTTGATATTATTGAGTTTGAAAGAGATGGGAAACCTTTTGTAAAATTCAGTTTAATTCATCCATTAACTGGAGATAAACTGGAATTGACCCGGCGGCTACGGCGATACGTACGTATTAAAGGGCGTGGTGGCAGGGAGTCACATCGCCGTCCGGTGGTCAGGATTCGTGTAATGCTTGCCGATATCGATGAGCAGATCAATTTCACGCTGGAAGATCGTAGCCGCTTCAAACATCAAGTACTGATCGGACGCAATTTACTGCAGGATCTGGCTATTGTCGATGTCAGCAAGAAAAACGTTGCGACTCCAAAAATCGAAAATTCGGATACAGCGAGCGAGATCAAATAA